The sequence below is a genomic window from Myxosarcina sp. GI1.
TTCCTCCCGTTCTTTGATACTCGACGGCTTTGAGACCTTCTTGATTATAACGATGCACCCATTCCATTACTGTTTGGGGATTTCTTCGGGTTTGTTCCCCTACCTTTGTAGCACTTTTCCCTTCACTAATTTCATACAATGCCATCAGTCTCTCTCTTGTTCGAGGATGTTTGGCAGCCAATGCCTCTGTTCTTAATAACTCTTTGCTTTGATTCCAACGAGCGTAATCTACTTTTAACATCAAATCGATCTTATTTTTCTTCTCTTAATCAGCCTATTTGATTTTGAGCCAAAAC
It includes:
- a CDS encoding helix-turn-helix domain-containing protein translates to MLKVDYARWNQSKELLRTEALAAKHPRTRERLMALYEISEGKSATKVGEQTRRNPQTVMEWVHRYNQEGLKAVEYQRTGGRNPFFPKRCEKI